TTTCCATACACTGTTGATATTAGCCCATCAAAAAAGAATGGATTGGACACAACTTCTATAGCATTGGTATTTCAGATAAGGGCCATAGATAGGAAAAGAATAAAGAGGAAAATTGGAGTTTTGGAAGAGGGTGCTTTAAAAGATATTAATGTGATTCTTAAGAGGATGTTGGATCTGGATTAAGGATCATGCCTATACTCTTCCCACCCATTCACAGTGCTTGCGGTAAGTTTTCTCAAAGCCA
This genomic window from Candidatus Nanoarchaeia archaeon contains:
- a CDS encoding type II toxin-antitoxin system PemK/MazF family toxin, producing MKKGEIWSVEIPAVDGHEQTGTRPAIILAQATNIAIIIPLTSNVQALRFPYTVDISPSKKNGLDTTSIALVFQIRAIDRKRIKRKIGVLEEGALKDINVILKRMLDLD